The Henckelia pumila isolate YLH828 chromosome 2, ASM3356847v2, whole genome shotgun sequence genome includes a window with the following:
- the LOC140881805 gene encoding uncharacterized protein translates to MSIKSQISKKKKRLNSGDADENERALEQIHDLEQGKVINSGGAGSCGTCIVEEYLACFAKSNKQWNEQQLKFVINFGDIVDGFCPKDQSLTAINTIVNERHRKKN, encoded by the exons ATGAGTATCAAGAGTCAAATATCGAAGAAAAAGAAGAGATTGAATTCGGGTGATGCGGATGAAAATGAGCGTGCTTTGGAGCAGATACATGATCTTGAGCAA GGTAAAGTGATTAACAGTGGAGGTGCTGGAAGTTGTGGAACTTGCATAGTGGAG GAATATCTTGCTTGTTTTGCAAAGAGCAACAAACAATGGAATGAACAACAGCTGAAGTTTGTGATTAATTTTGGTGATATTGTTGACGGCTTCTGCCCAAAGGACCAGTCTCTAACTGCTATCAATACAATTGTCAACGA GCGACAccgtaaaaaaaattga